A window of Plantibacter sp. PA-3-X8 genomic DNA:
ACCTCCTTGCCCTCGATGAGCACGACGTCACGCGAGGGGTCGGCCTCCTTGGCGATGAGCGCCGTCCAGAGTCCGGAATAGCCGCCACCGACGACCAGGAGATCCGCCGTGACCTGGCCGACGAGTCGAGGCTCCGGCGACGGCCGATCAGGGCTGTCGAGCCAGTACGGGACCGTGCTCGCTCCCGCGAGCGACCGCGCGATGCGCTCCGCCGAGTTCCGTCTGCGGTGGCTGTAGGTGGGTCCGTCCGAGGTCACCGGGTCTCCTCTGCGTCGAGTGTGGGTGCCGCGACTGTACCCCGCGGCCTCTGAGCTTGTCACCGGGTGGTGGCGTTCGCTGCCCGTCGACAGGCTCAGGGACCGGAGCGGGCGCTCACGGACCGGGGCGGGCGCTGCCGGGCCGGGGCGGCTCAGGTTCGCTTGTCGAGCCACTCCACGACGTCGCGCTCGACGTCCTCGCGGTTCAGCTCGTTGAAGATCTCGTGTCGCGCCTCGGGGTAGATGATGAGCGTCACGTCGGTGAGCTTGGAGCGCTTGACGTAGGCGTCCCGGAGGAGGGTGAGTCCGCGCACACCACCGAGGGAGTCGTCGGACCCGCCGAGGATGAGCACGGGCAGCTTGCGCGGCATGCGGCGGGGCGGGCGACCGAGGAAGGCGAACGCCTGGATCGGGTTCCACACCGGGGTGACGCCGATGTCGAAGTTGCGCTCGTCGGCGGCGAATGCGGCCCAGGCGGCCGGGTCGCGGTTGAGCCACTCGAGACCGGTCTTCCCGGTCTTCCGCCAGCGCTTGTTGAGGTCACCGGCGTTGATGACTCCGGGCATCGCGAGCGAGGTGCCCGAGAGGATGAGGAGCTCGTACAGATCGTGTTCGGCGACGACCTTCTGCGCCATGAGCGAGCCCCAGCTGTGCCCGAGCAACGCGAGCCGCGACTCGGGGAAGCGGGTCCGCAGGTACCGGCCGACGGCGGCGACGGAGTCGATCGCACCCCGGGTCGTCCGCGGGCCGAGCTTGCCGAGGCCGAGGTGCTCGAGCCCCGTGCGACCATGGCCGCGGTGGTCGTCGGCCGCGACCGCGTACCCCGCGTCGTTGAGCCGTGCGGCGAGGCGCCCGTAGCGGAGGGCGTGTTCCCCCGCCCCATGCGCGATGTGCACGACGGCCCGAGGGTTCGGCACCTCCCACAGGTAGACGTAGACCGTGACGCCGTCGTCGTCGACGATCGTCTCGGTCGCATACGGTCGCGGCTCGACGGGGCGGTTCGCGTCGTCGACGGGTGGCGGGGTCTGCTCGCTCATCCCGCCAGCGTAGGCCCTCGGCCCGGCGGCGTGGCGAGTCCGTTTGCAGTTCCCGGAGGGCAGGCGTACGGT
This region includes:
- a CDS encoding alpha/beta hydrolase, coding for MSEQTPPPVDDANRPVEPRPYATETIVDDDGVTVYVYLWEVPNPRAVVHIAHGAGEHALRYGRLAARLNDAGYAVAADDHRGHGRTGLEHLGLGKLGPRTTRGAIDSVAAVGRYLRTRFPESRLALLGHSWGSLMAQKVVAEHDLYELLILSGTSLAMPGVINAGDLNKRWRKTGKTGLEWLNRDPAAWAAFAADERNFDIGVTPVWNPIQAFAFLGRPPRRMPRKLPVLILGGSDDSLGGVRGLTLLRDAYVKRSKLTDVTLIIYPEARHEIFNELNREDVERDVVEWLDKRT